The genomic segment GCTTCGTGCCCCTTGTCCTCGTTGGACCCCTCAAGGCCGGCCCGGTCGAGCGCCTGCTCCTCGTCGTCACAGGTCAGTACGCCGAAACCGACGGGCACCCCGGTGTCGACGGTGACCTGGGTGAGGCCGTTGGCCACGCCTTGGCACACGTAGTCGAAGTGGGGGGTGCCGCCGCGGATCACCACGCCGAGCGCGACGATCGCGTCGTATCCTCGTCCGGCCAACGCCTTGGCCACGACCGGGAGTTCGAAGCTGCCCGGGACCCGCAGGAGGGTCGGCTCGTCGATGCCCAGCTCGTGCAGGGCGCGCAGGGCGCCGTCGACGAGTCCGTCCATCACCTTCTCGTGCCACTGCGCGGCGATCACCGCCACGCGCAGGTCACCGCAGTTGCGTACGGACAGTTCGGGTGCGCCCTTGCCGCTCATCGTTCTCCTACCGCTCGTCGCCGGTCGTGTGCCGGGGGTTCATTGGTTGCCACAGGTCGACGCCGCGGCGGCGTCGAGCCAGGGCAGGTCGTGGCCCATGCGGTCCCGCTTGGTGCGCAGGTACCGCAGATTGTGCTCACCGGCCTGGACGGGCATGGGTTCCCGGCCGGTGATCCCGAGACCGTGCCCCACCAGGGCGGCTGTCTTGTCGGGGTTGTTGGTCATCAGCCGTACGGTGCGCACGCCGAGGTCCTGGAGGATACGGGCGCCGGCCGCGTAGTCCCGGGCGTCGGCGGGCAGGCCGAGTTCCAGGTTGGCGTCGAGGGTGTCGGAGCCGCGCTCCTGGAGTTCGTACGCGCGGAGCTTGGAGAGCAGTCCGATGCCGCGTCCCTCGTGGCCGCGCAGATAGACGACGACGCCCCGGCCCTCCTCGGTGATGCGGGCCATGGAGGCGTGCAGTTGGGGGCCGCAGTCGCAGCGCTGCGACTGGAAGATGTCGCCGGTCAGGCACTCCGAGTGGACCCGGACGAGGACGTCGTCGCCGTCCCCGAGGTCGCCGTGGACGAGGGCGACGTGTTCGACGCCGTCGACGAGGGAGCGGTAGCCGTACGCGGTGAACTCGCCGAAGGCGGTCGGCAGCCGGACCTCGGCCTCGCGCCGGACGGTCGGTTCGCTGCCGCGGCGGTAGGCGATCAGGTCCTCGATGGAGATGATCGTGAGGCCGTGCTTGCGGGCGAACGGGATCAGTTCGGGCAGCCGCAGCATCGCACCGTCCTCGCCCGCGATCTCCACGATGGCCCCGGCGGGCCGCAGCCCGGCGAGCCGGGCGAGGTCGACGGCGGCCTCGGTGTGGCCGTTGCGGGTGAGGACGCCCCCCTCCCTGGCGCGGAGCGGGAAGACGTGACCGGGGCGTACGAAGTCGCCGGGGCCGGTCCGGCCGCCGGCCAGCAGCCGGAGTGTGGTGGCCCGGTCGGCGGCGGAGATGCCGGTGGTCACCCCGTGCCGGGCGGCGGCGTCGACGGAGACGGTGAAGGCGGTACGCATCGATTCGGCGTTGCGGTCGACCATCTGGGGCAGTTCGAGCCGTTCCAGCTCGTCGTGCTCCATGGGGGCGCAGATGAGGCCCCGGCACTCGCTCATCATGAAGGCGACGATCTCGGGGGTGGCCTTCTCCGCGGCGATGACGAGGTCGCCCTCGTTCTCCCGGTCCTCGTCGTCGACGACCACGACGGGGCGGCCGGCGGCGATGTCACGGATCGCCTGCTCGACGGGGTCGAGTGCGAAGGTCTCGACGGGGCAGGGGTCGTGGGCGGAAGGGGTCATGCCGTAGCTCCTTCGAGAGCGGGTGTCCGCGAGCGCAGCCACCAGTCACGCATGCCCCACAGGACGAGGGCTCCGTAGACGACGTAGATGAGGCCGGAGAACGCGAGGCCGCTGTGGAAGTTGAGCGGTACGCCGACCAGGTCGACGAGCAGCCAGGCGAACCAGAACTCGACCATGCCGCGCGCCTGGGCGAGCATCGCCACCAGCGTCCCGGCGAAGATGTACGCGTCCGCCCACGGGCTCCACGACAGCGAGGGGAACGCGGTGAAGAGGCCGCCGACCGCCAGGGTGCCGAGCGCGGCGCCGCCCAGCAGGAGGCCGCGCTCGCGCCAGGTGGCGAAGCGGACGGCGATGGAGCCGTCCTGGGCCCGCCGCCTGCCGCGGGTCCACTGCTGCCAGCCCCACACGGCCACGGCGACGACGACGAGCTGCTTGCCGACGCTGCCCGCCTGCTGGACGGAGACGTTGGCCGCGATCAGGACGAGGCCGGACAGCAGTTGGGCGGGCCAGGTCCAGATGGAACGGAGCCAGCCCAGGGCCAGCGCGAACAGGCCGACGGTGTTGCCGATCATGTCCGACCAGATGATGTGCTGCCCGAGGAGGGAGAACGCCTCGGAGTTCAGCCAGTCGACGGGGCTCACCTGCCCGGCTCCTCGTGTTCCGGCGCCGACCCGTCCCGCGCCGCCGACCGGTCGCCGAGCAGCCGTTCGACGTACTTCGCGATGACGTCGACCTCCAGGTTGACCGGATCACCGGGCCCCTTGGCGCCGAGCGTGGTCAGGGCGAGGGTGGTGGGGATGAGGCTGACGGTGAAGTGGTCGGGCCCTGCGTCGACCACGGTCAGGCTCACTCCGTCGACGGTGATGGAGCCCTTCTCGACCACGTAACGGGTGAGGTTCGCGGGCAGTGAGACCCTCACGATCTCCCAGTGCTCGGAGACCTTCCGCTCAAGGATGTGCCCCGTGCCGTCGACGTGTCCCTGGACGATGTGTCCGCCGAGCCTGCCGCCGACCGCCATGGGCCGTTCCAGGTTGACCGGGGAGCCGGGCGCCAGCGCGCCGAGGCTCGACCGGTTCAGGGTCTCCGCCATCACGTCGGCGGTGAACTCGTGCTCGGCGACGTCGACGACGGTGAGGCAGACGCCGTTGACGGCGATGGAGTCGCCGTGTTTCGCGCCTTCGGTGACGACGGGACCGCGGAGGCGGAACCGGGAGGCGTCACCGAGTTCCTCGACTGCGGTGACCTGGCCCAGCTCTTCGACAATTCCGGTGAACACTCAGTTCCCCTTCCGGGCAGGGACGGCGGTGACGCGCAGATCGGGGCCGATACGGACGGTCTCGGTCACATCGAGGCGCAACGCCTGGGAGATGGTGGAGATTCCGGCGTCGGCGAGGGCGGCGGGGCCCGCGCCGAGCAGTGCGGGGGCGAGATAGCCGACGACCTTGTCGACCGTTCCCGCGGCGACGAAGGCGCCGGCCAGGGTCGGGCCGCCTTCGAGAAGTACGGAGCGGACGCCGCGTCCGTGGAGCGCGGCGAGCAGCGCGTGGAGGTCCAGGCCGGGGCCGGTGGCCGCGCGGGGCAGCCGCAGGACGGCCTCGACGGGCAGCCGCGCGGTGTCGGCGTCAGGGGCGACCGCGATCAGGGTCGGTGCGGTGTCGTCGAGGACGCGGGCACCGGGCCGTACCGCGGTGGCGTCGGTGTCGACGACCACCCGCAGCGGCTGCACGGCGCCCTCGACGCCCCGCGCGCCGAGCTGCGGGTCGTCGGCGCGGGCGGTGCCTGAGCCGATCACGACGGCGTCGGCCTCGGCGCGCAGCCGGTGGACGTCGGCGCGGGACTCGGGCGAGGTGATCCAGCGGCTGGTGGCGTCGGCGGCGGCGATCCGGCCGTCCAGCGTGGCGGCGTACTTCCACAGGACGTACGGACGGCCCTCGCGCACCGAGGTGAGCCAGGCGGCGTTGCCCGCCTCGGCCTCGTCGGCGAGGAGGCCCGGTTCGGCGGCGATCCCGGCGGCGCGCAGGGTCGCGCCGCCGCCGGCGGCCTGCGGGGTCGGGTCGGCGACCGCGTACACCACCCGGGCGACGCCGGCCTCGATCAGCGCCTGGGCGCAGGGGCCGGTGCGGCCGGTGTGGTCGCAGGGTTCGAGGGTGACGTAGGCGGTACCGCCACGGGCCCGTCCGCCCGCCTCGCGCAGGGCGTGGATCTCCGCGTGCGGGGAGCCCGCGCGCAGATGGAAGCCTTCACCGGCCGGCCGGCCCGAGGCGTCGAGGATCACGCACCCGACGACCGGGTTGGGACTGGTGGAGCCGAGCCCGCGGGCGGCGAGCGTGATCGCTCGGCGCATGGCGGTGATGTCGGCCGCAGTGGCCACCGGGTCCTCCTGCCTCTTCGGGCACGGACTCCGGGGCCTGTCGATGACGACAGATGAAGCGGTACGCACAGGGGAACGCCGGGACCGGGGCAACGGACGGCTCGGTGGCCCGAGAACCGTTCGCCCACGGCGGCGTACCCATGACGGCCCGCCGCGCACTGCCTCCCATCCGGACTTTAACCGTCGGTCCAGGAATCTCACCTGGTCAACCGGCCGCTGGATGCGGACGGGTCGCGGACTGTAACCGCCGGTTCGGAATTGCACCGACCCCGGAGTGCGCTGCTACTGGTACGCGACCAGTGTGCCATGTCCGGCGTCGGCCATCCGAGTGAGGATTTGTGGGGTGGATCACAAATGGACCACTTCCCCCGTCGGAAAGTTCCCCAAAACGGAACAGTCGAGCCCGATTGGTCCAGACCTATTGACGCACTGGTCTAGTCCTCTTAATCTCTGCGTCACCTCCGAGGAGCGGTCCTGCGGTGTGCGCACCACCCAGGACCCCGACACGATCCGCCCTCCCCCGCCAGTGCCCTGAGGCCCGAACCTCCCCAGGAGGAATCCGCCGTGCTCTCCCCCACCCGCGCGAGACCCACGCTGCTCGCAGTCGGCGCCGCCGTCGCCGGTCTGCTGCTCAGCTCTCTCTCCGCAACCGTGTCACACGCCGCCGACCAGGAGTCCTGCCGCCCCGACGGGCTCTACGAGACCCCCGGCGTCTCCGTCCCGTACTGCTCCGTCTACGACTCCGACGGGCGCGAGAAGATGGGCGCCGACCACCAGCGGCGGGTCATCGGTTACTTCACCAACTGGCGGACCGGGAAGGACGGCAAGGACGCGTACCTCGCCTCCGACATCCCCTGGGACAAGGTCACCCACCTGAACTACGCGTTCGCGCACGTGGACGGCGCCAACAAGCTCTCGGTCGGCACCGACGGCCCGGACAACGCGTCGACCGGGATGACCTGGCCGGGCGTCGCGGGCGCCGAGATGGACCCGAGCTTCCCCTACAAGGGGCACTTCAACCTGCTCAACAAGTTCAAGAAGCAGTACCCGAACGTCAAGACCATGGTGTCGGTGGGCGGTTGGGCCGAGACCGGCGGTTACTTCGACGACAAGGGTGCCCGGGTCAACTCCGGCGGCTTCTACTCGATGGCGACCAACGCGGACGGTTCGGTCAACCAGGCCGGCATCAACACCTTCGCCGACTCGACCGTCGACTTCATCAGGAAGTACGGCTTCAACGGCGTCGACATCGACTACGAGTACCCGACGACCATGAAGGACGCCGGGAACCCGCTGGACTGGACGCTTTCGAACGCCCGCAGGGGCGGCCTGGTCAAGGGCTACGCCGCGCTGATGAAGACGCTGCGCGAGAAGCTCGACCGCGCGTCAGCCAACGACGGCAAGCACTACCTGCTGAGTGTCGCGGCGCCGTCCTCCGGCTATCTGCTGCGCGGCATGGAGACGTTCCAGATCCAGAAGTACCTGGACTACGTCAACATCATGTCGTACGACCTGCACGGCGCCTGGAACGAGTACGTCGGCCCGAACGCGGCCCTGTACGACGACGGCAAGGATGCCGAACTCGCCCAGGCGAGCGTCTACTCGACGTCCCAGTACGGCGGCACCGGCTACCTCAACACCGACTGGGCGTACCACTACTTCCGCGGTTCGATGCCGTCCGGCCGGATCAACATCGGCCTGCCGTACTACACCCGCGGCTTCAAGAACGTCCAGGGCGGCACGAACGGGCTCTGGGGCAAGGCCCCGGCGACCACCTGCCCGGCGGGCGCCGGTCTCACCAAGTGCGGCGACGGCGCCGTGGGCATCGACAACCTCTGGCACGACCTCGACACCAACGGCAAGGAATCGCCGGCCGGTTCGAACCCGATGTGGCACGCGAAGAACCTGGAGAAGGGGATCGTCGGCGACTACGTCACGCAGTACGGTTTCCCCGCCGGCACCAAGCTGGCCGGCACCTACGTCCGCAACTACAGCTCGACGCTGGTCGCGCCGTGGCTGTGGAACGCGGACAAGAAGGTGTTCCTCTCCACCGAGGACGAGCAGTCGGTGGCCGCCAAGGCGGACTACGTCGTCGACAAGGGCATCGGCGGCACGATGATCTGGGAGCTCGCCGGCGACTACGGCTGGAACGCCGCGAAGGGGCAGTACGAGCAGGGCTCCACGCTCACCTCCGCGATGTACGACAAGTTCAAGTCGGCCACCCCGTACGGCGCCAAGCGCTCCACGATCACCCTGCCGACCGAGGCCGTCGCCATCGACTACTCCTTCGACCAGTTCCCGCTGGGTGACTCCAACTACCCGATCAGCCCCAAGCTGACGCTCACCAACAACACGAAGACGACCCTGCCGGGCGGTACGGAGTTCCAGTTCGACTACTCGACGTCGGCCCCGGCCAACGCCAAGGACCAGTCGGGCTTCGGGACGACGATCATCCGCAGCGACCACACGGCGGCCAACAACGTCGGCGGCCTCAAGGGTGACTACAACCGCGTCTCGCTGAAGCTTCCGAGCTGGCAGACGCTGGCGCCCGGCGCCTCGGTGAAGCTGGACTTCGTCTACTACCTGCCGACGTCCACGCCGTCCAACTGGACCGTGACCTTCGGCGGCAGGACGTACGCCCTGGCGGGTGACCTGACCCGCGGTACGACCCTGGTCGAGCCGGGCACCGGTACGGGCCCGACCCCGGACCCGGGCACGACACCCGACCCGAGCACTCCCCCCGGCGGTGGTGGCGCCTGCGCCGCCCCCGCGTGGAACGCGACCACCGAGTACGGCTCGGGCACGACCGTCAGCCACGGCTCCCACCAGTGGAAGTCCAAGTGGTGGACGAAGGGCGAGACGCCCGGCAGCACCGGTGAATGGGGTGTCTGGCAGGACCTCGGAGCCTGCTGAGCCCGGGGTCTCCCGTCCGGGCCGGGCACGGCCCCCCGGACGGGAGACCCCGCCAACTGCCCGGCGGTGACCGGAACGCCCCCGGTCACCGCCGGGCTTCACCGTGCCCGGTGCCGTTCTGCCGCGCCGCGCCCCCGCGGAGTCCCTTCTCGTACGACTCCCGGAATCCCTCCCCGTACGAACGCGCGGAACCCATCCCCGTACGACGGCGGCGGTCCCGGCAGCCCGGCCCCCGCCTCCCTCAGCCGCCCGAGGTGAACAGCTCGTCCTGAGCGGCCTCGCGGGCCACCAGCAGCGCCCCGTGCAGCACCGCGGCGCCGCCGAGGTCCGCCGCCCTGACCTCCGTGCGCAGCGGTGACATCCGGGCCAGCCGTCGCGCCACCCGGTCGGCCAGATCCGCGCCGCCCGCGTGCCCGATCTCCCCCGCGAGAAGCACACAGCCGGGGTCGAGCACCGCGGCCGCCGCGGCGGCGCCGACCGCCAGACGCTCGGCCAGCACGTCCAGGAAGACGTCCCCCTTCGCGCCCTCCGCGAGGGCCGCGCGGACGACGGAGGCGGCGGCCGGCTCGCTTTCCCCGCCGCTCGCGCCCGGTTCCGCCTCGATGCCGTGCTCGGCGGCCAGTTCGCAGACCGCCGCCGAGCCCGCCAGCGAGTGGAATCCGCCGTCGCAGTTGACCGCCGACGGCACCCCGCCCGTGCCCGGCACCGGCAGGAAGCCGATCTCGCCCGCACCGCCCGACGCCCCGCGGCGCAGCCTCCCGTCCAGCATGACGGCGGCGCCGACGCCCTGGCCGAGCCAGAGCAGCACGAAGGTGTCGCGGTCCTGAGCGGCGCCGATCCGGTGTTCGGCGACGGCCGCGAGATTGGTCTCGTTCTCGACCAGTACCCTCGCGGGCAGGCGTGTCTGGAGCACCCTGATCAGACTCCGGTGCCAGGCGGGCAGCCCCGTCGTGTCGCGCAGTTCCCCGGTGACCGGGTCGATCAGACCGGGAGCCCCGATGCCGACGCTGTGCAGCGGGGCGGCGCCCGCCTCACGCGCGGTGCGCTCCAGCAGCTCGGCCGCCCGTTCGGCGGCGGGCCCGGTGCCGCTGTCGCTGCCGATGGGCAGGGTCGCCTCGGCGAGGGTCCTGCCGAGCAGATCGGCGACGACGACGGCGACACTGTGCGTGCGCACGTCGAGTGCGGCGAGATGGGCCCGGTCGGCGACGATCCCGTACAGCCTGGCGTTGGGACCGCGGCGCTCGGCGCCCGCCTCACCGACCACGTGGATCAGACCGGCCCCTTGCAGACGCTCCACGAGGTCCGCGACGGAGGGTCGCGACAGGCCGGTCAGGGACTTCAGCTGACCGGCCGTCAAGGGCCCTTCCCGTTGGAGCAGTCGGAGGGCCAGCCGGTCGTTGATGGCGCGGGCGGTGCTCGGTGATGCGGGCATGCCCAGATCCTTCCAGATGACTGGACCACTATTTATCAGGCAGGGTTCCTGATAGTTTACGGCCTCGTTGCGGACACGAGCGTCGCCGGGGCAGGCCGACGGCGGGGACATCCCCATGGGAGGGCACGGCGGCATGACTACGGATTCCAGCGGAACGGCCTTCGGCGCGGAAGAGGTGAGGCGCGCGCGGTACGCCGTCGCGGCGGTCTTCACCGTGCACGGAGCTGTCACGGGAAGCTTCGCCACCCGGATGCCGTGGATTCAGGACCACGCCGGGGTCAGCGCCGGGCAGCTCGGGCTCGCCCTGGCCTTCCCCGCGATCGGCGCGTCGCTCGCGATGCCGCTGGCCGGTGCGGTGAGCCACCGGTTCGGCGCCAGGACCGCGCTGCGGGGGCTGCTGGCGATGTGGACGCTGGCGCTCGTCCTGCCCGCGCTGGCCCCGAACCTGCTGACGCTGTGCGCGGCGCTCTTCGTGTACGGGGCCTCGGCGGGAATGTCCGACGTGGCGATGAACGCGCTCGGCGTGGAGGTCGAGAACCGGCTCGGCAGGTCCATCATGTCCGGGCTGCACGGCATGTGGAGCGTGGGCGCGCTCGTCGGTTCGGCGGCGGGCACGGTCGCCGCGCACCTGGGCACCGATGCCCGGCTTCACCACGTGGTGGCGTCCCTGGTCCTGACCGCGCTCGGCCTCGTGGCCTGCCGGAACGTACTGGATCTGCGCGGCGGGCCGGACGAGGCGCCGCCGCCGAGGTTCAGCCTGCCGCCGAAGTCCGCGCTGATCATCGGTGCGGTGGGGTTCTGCGCGGTGTTCGCCGAGGGAGCCAGCATGGACTGGTCGGCGGTGTACCTCAGGGACGTCATGGACACCTCTGCGGGGCTGGCCGCCGCGTCCACGACCGCTTTCGCGCTGACCATGGCGATGGTCCGGATGGTGGGCGACCGGGTGGTCGACCGGTTCGGCGCGGTCCGGACCGTACGGGCCGGCGGAGCCCTCGCCACCTGCGGTGGACTGCTGATCGTCCTGGCGCCCGACGCGGTGCCGGCGCTCTGCGGGTTCGGGATGCTGGGCCTCGGCGTGGCCGTGGTCGTCCCGCTGACCTTCGCGGCGGCGGCCCGCAGCGGGCCGAAGCCGAGCCAGGCCATCGCGGGCGTCGCCACCATCACGTACACCTCCAGCCTGATCGCCCCGTCGGCGATCGGTTCGCTGGCCGAGGCAACCTCGCTGGTGGTGTCGTTCGGCCTGGTGACGGTGCTCGCGTTCGGGCTGGTGCTGGGCGCGGGAATGCTCCGGGCCGGTGACCGCCGGTCCGGGCCGGTGACCGGGGGTTCGCCGACGCCGGCGCGGCCCCCTGCCGACCGCTGCCCCTGAGACCGCACGGGACCGGGCCCCGCGGACGGCCTCCGCTCCGCACGCCGGCCGCTCGCGCGAGGAGCGGCCGGTACGGCGGACGGCGTGGGGACGATGTGCGGACCGGGAGCGGCGCGTGGGGCCGGCCGCGTACCGCACTATCATTGCTCCGATCATTTCCGCAGGTGGGCACGGTGCACGAGGAACGCGGGGAGCGGCCGCACGCCTCGCGTACGCCGGACCCGCCCGGCGCACCGCTTTCCACCAGGGGCGCGCCGGGCAGCCGGGAACGCCACGGCACCACATCGAGGAGCAGGACCATGGCGGGCTTCGGCTGGAAGCTGCACGGCGACGGCAAGAGCCTCGCACCGGGCGAGGTCGTGAGGCCGGACGAACGCCTCACCTGGGGGCGCACCGCGGGCCTGGGCGCCCAGCACGTGGTCTCCATGATCGGGGCCTGCTTCGTCGCGCCCGTCCTGATGGGTCTCGACGCCAACCTCGCCGTCATGGCGTCCGGTGTGGCGACCATTCTCTTCCTGCTCATCACCCGGGGCCGTATCCCCAGCTACCTCGGCAGCAGCCTGTCGTTCATCGGGGTCGCCGCCGTCATCAAGTCGCAGGGCGGTGACGCGGCGACCCTCACCGGGGCGCTGCTCGCCGTCGGCGCGGTCCTCCTCCTGTGCGGGGCGGTGATCCGGGCGGCCGGCGCCCGGATCATCCACGCGGTGCTGCCTCCGGTGGTCACCGGTGCGGTGGTCATGCTCATCGGCTTCAACCTGGCGCCCGTCACCGCCGGTACCTACTGGCCCCAGGACCAGTGGACCTCGCTGCTCACGATGGTCTTCACCG from the Streptomyces sp. AM 4-1-1 genome contains:
- a CDS encoding riboflavin synthase — encoded protein: MFTGIVEELGQVTAVEELGDASRFRLRGPVVTEGAKHGDSIAVNGVCLTVVDVAEHEFTADVMAETLNRSSLGALAPGSPVNLERPMAVGGRLGGHIVQGHVDGTGHILERKVSEHWEIVRVSLPANLTRYVVEKGSITVDGVSLTVVDAGPDHFTVSLIPTTLALTTLGAKGPGDPVNLEVDVIAKYVERLLGDRSAARDGSAPEHEEPGR
- the ribH gene encoding 6,7-dimethyl-8-ribityllumazine synthase → MSGKGAPELSVRNCGDLRVAVIAAQWHEKVMDGLVDGALRALHELGIDEPTLLRVPGSFELPVVAKALAGRGYDAIVALGVVIRGGTPHFDYVCQGVANGLTQVTVDTGVPVGFGVLTCDDEEQALDRAGLEGSNEDKGHEAVTAAVATAATLRTISEPWR
- a CDS encoding chitinase C-terminal domain-containing protein translates to MLSPTRARPTLLAVGAAVAGLLLSSLSATVSHAADQESCRPDGLYETPGVSVPYCSVYDSDGREKMGADHQRRVIGYFTNWRTGKDGKDAYLASDIPWDKVTHLNYAFAHVDGANKLSVGTDGPDNASTGMTWPGVAGAEMDPSFPYKGHFNLLNKFKKQYPNVKTMVSVGGWAETGGYFDDKGARVNSGGFYSMATNADGSVNQAGINTFADSTVDFIRKYGFNGVDIDYEYPTTMKDAGNPLDWTLSNARRGGLVKGYAALMKTLREKLDRASANDGKHYLLSVAAPSSGYLLRGMETFQIQKYLDYVNIMSYDLHGAWNEYVGPNAALYDDGKDAELAQASVYSTSQYGGTGYLNTDWAYHYFRGSMPSGRINIGLPYYTRGFKNVQGGTNGLWGKAPATTCPAGAGLTKCGDGAVGIDNLWHDLDTNGKESPAGSNPMWHAKNLEKGIVGDYVTQYGFPAGTKLAGTYVRNYSSTLVAPWLWNADKKVFLSTEDEQSVAAKADYVVDKGIGGTMIWELAGDYGWNAAKGQYEQGSTLTSAMYDKFKSATPYGAKRSTITLPTEAVAIDYSFDQFPLGDSNYPISPKLTLTNNTKTTLPGGTEFQFDYSTSAPANAKDQSGFGTTIIRSDHTAANNVGGLKGDYNRVSLKLPSWQTLAPGASVKLDFVYYLPTSTPSNWTVTFGGRTYALAGDLTRGTTLVEPGTGTGPTPDPGTTPDPSTPPGGGGACAAPAWNATTEYGSGTTVSHGSHQWKSKWWTKGETPGSTGEWGVWQDLGAC
- the ribD gene encoding bifunctional diaminohydroxyphosphoribosylaminopyrimidine deaminase/5-amino-6-(5-phosphoribosylamino)uracil reductase RibD; this translates as MATAADITAMRRAITLAARGLGSTSPNPVVGCVILDASGRPAGEGFHLRAGSPHAEIHALREAGGRARGGTAYVTLEPCDHTGRTGPCAQALIEAGVARVVYAVADPTPQAAGGGATLRAAGIAAEPGLLADEAEAGNAAWLTSVREGRPYVLWKYAATLDGRIAAADATSRWITSPESRADVHRLRAEADAVVIGSGTARADDPQLGARGVEGAVQPLRVVVDTDATAVRPGARVLDDTAPTLIAVAPDADTARLPVEAVLRLPRAATGPGLDLHALLAALHGRGVRSVLLEGGPTLAGAFVAAGTVDKVVGYLAPALLGAGPAALADAGISTISQALRLDVTETVRIGPDLRVTAVPARKGN
- a CDS encoding MFS transporter encodes the protein MTTDSSGTAFGAEEVRRARYAVAAVFTVHGAVTGSFATRMPWIQDHAGVSAGQLGLALAFPAIGASLAMPLAGAVSHRFGARTALRGLLAMWTLALVLPALAPNLLTLCAALFVYGASAGMSDVAMNALGVEVENRLGRSIMSGLHGMWSVGALVGSAAGTVAAHLGTDARLHHVVASLVLTALGLVACRNVLDLRGGPDEAPPPRFSLPPKSALIIGAVGFCAVFAEGASMDWSAVYLRDVMDTSAGLAAASTTAFALTMAMVRMVGDRVVDRFGAVRTVRAGGALATCGGLLIVLAPDAVPALCGFGMLGLGVAVVVPLTFAAAARSGPKPSQAIAGVATITYTSSLIAPSAIGSLAEATSLVVSFGLVTVLAFGLVLGAGMLRAGDRRSGPVTGGSPTPARPPADRCP
- a CDS encoding nicotinamide mononucleotide transporter family protein translates to MSPVDWLNSEAFSLLGQHIIWSDMIGNTVGLFALALGWLRSIWTWPAQLLSGLVLIAANVSVQQAGSVGKQLVVVAVAVWGWQQWTRGRRRAQDGSIAVRFATWRERGLLLGGAALGTLAVGGLFTAFPSLSWSPWADAYIFAGTLVAMLAQARGMVEFWFAWLLVDLVGVPLNFHSGLAFSGLIYVVYGALVLWGMRDWWLRSRTPALEGATA
- a CDS encoding bifunctional 3,4-dihydroxy-2-butanone-4-phosphate synthase/GTP cyclohydrolase II, with protein sequence MTPSAHDPCPVETFALDPVEQAIRDIAAGRPVVVVDDEDRENEGDLVIAAEKATPEIVAFMMSECRGLICAPMEHDELERLELPQMVDRNAESMRTAFTVSVDAAARHGVTTGISAADRATTLRLLAGGRTGPGDFVRPGHVFPLRAREGGVLTRNGHTEAAVDLARLAGLRPAGAIVEIAGEDGAMLRLPELIPFARKHGLTIISIEDLIAYRRGSEPTVRREAEVRLPTAFGEFTAYGYRSLVDGVEHVALVHGDLGDGDDVLVRVHSECLTGDIFQSQRCDCGPQLHASMARITEEGRGVVVYLRGHEGRGIGLLSKLRAYELQERGSDTLDANLELGLPADARDYAAGARILQDLGVRTVRLMTNNPDKTAALVGHGLGITGREPMPVQAGEHNLRYLRTKRDRMGHDLPWLDAAAASTCGNQ
- a CDS encoding ROK family transcriptional regulator, whose product is MPASPSTARAINDRLALRLLQREGPLTAGQLKSLTGLSRPSVADLVERLQGAGLIHVVGEAGAERRGPNARLYGIVADRAHLAALDVRTHSVAVVVADLLGRTLAEATLPIGSDSGTGPAAERAAELLERTAREAGAAPLHSVGIGAPGLIDPVTGELRDTTGLPAWHRSLIRVLQTRLPARVLVENETNLAAVAEHRIGAAQDRDTFVLLWLGQGVGAAVMLDGRLRRGASGGAGEIGFLPVPGTGGVPSAVNCDGGFHSLAGSAAVCELAAEHGIEAEPGASGGESEPAAASVVRAALAEGAKGDVFLDVLAERLAVGAAAAAAVLDPGCVLLAGEIGHAGGADLADRVARRLARMSPLRTEVRAADLGGAAVLHGALLVAREAAQDELFTSGG